A genomic region of Populus nigra chromosome 11, ddPopNigr1.1, whole genome shotgun sequence contains the following coding sequences:
- the LOC133668340 gene encoding putative 1-phosphatidylinositol-3-phosphate 5-kinase FAB1D isoform X1 → MCSMCHYCGADRTKLKDEKKKLENGGCLKLNGEEPIWSCRLCQEKQEPDLMNRDGSSHSILPLISPTTTLPSSDRFMSSCSDLNVDVNSHDWAHKEEAARSAQKDLSYGMNDQLHNSRLEAPLNRVDGLLKATENNLKDSHNGTDRETVRDVEIVELLHGQEAKDNAFEKCVGSSNEGNDVSQISDDEVDAQVWEPPEAEDPEDDLDGSVAFIDDDDDDECGDGTEWGKPSSLSYSRDEGSRSFKFKEEKQKAMDEVVNVKFKAVVSQLLKTAGVASLMRDGESWVDIVTCLSWEAASFLKPEAIDRKAMDPDGYVKVKCIATGSRSESEVVKGLVFKKRAAHKHMPTKYKNPRLLLIQGVLGHSSSGLSSFKSMEQEKDNLRALIETIEMCRPNVVLVEKSVSRDVQECILAKGMTLVYDMKLHRLERIARCTGSPILLSDALMNQKLKQCDSFHIERFVEEHVVVCEGGKKPRKTLMFIEGCPTCLGCTILLKGSHSDELKRVKYVVQFAVIMAYHLILETSFLVDWKAMFSSEIFGGVVNTSSIDQHSSALETRIPRVEESTTETGSSIIDIPISNGFHEEGSHNLNIGLEGYDPAFFSGFSSLSASLKKVMGDSFPLVSSSPYQSLSDYFGFNGQETNGQIMEEVPVLKTLEASDPHDMEGKKDSDEEKSANDGQPQSLSPYSVATLDSGNDVGNKEDQIQSKGDANAVLDSQSILVLMSRRNALRGIICEQSHFSHIMFYRNFDVPLGKFLRDNLLNQRSQCNTCGELPEAHFYYYAHHNKQLTIRVKRLFKTLPGEGEGKLWMWIRCGKCKHESRLPKSTKRVLISTSARSLSFGKFLEISFSHQFSSGSLFSCGHSLERDFLYFFGFGPMAAMFKHSPVTTYNVSLPPQKLEFYHSIRLDGLKKEFHAVYSKGMLIFNGVGEALKNLRSRFAGSVLNLQGSLKEFSDIEDMLKQESSEFELNIQNAVAKNGDEAVYKLLSLNQLSWELLLESCIWERRLHSLLLPDTLMLVTGASKKELQEQFESQMTDTADGKIQWNDSTLGSSDEVSDNSGNLRDMLSTTVEASEFSIKEIPVDDHVHEFRKQDNLYTSSAVAEDIERSRVSGLSQNRFINQELSVKPSGSAHQHSDDGNCQADYLSDVQVERTIPITTGIGSSDSFVDSDSIKKGTSARSLASSLENSNGWFWMPFPEIRQIYMKDLQRGFMPKFQPISSNIQEHMSAAHQLITEECRRLHIPLGTDNYMVKDYDDELSSIIACALAFLKGQPISTELYNEDDRKEGNMSLKSTDSLDILTRIPTMISPHWSSNGSDTDSVHSMLNISSDESRLSSFDGLNLLESLVRLENLSPEVAFGRSKSLGKGKYSVICLYAKQFHDLRNRCCPSELDYIASLSRCKNWDAKGGKSKSFFAKTLDDRFIIKEIKKTEFESFVKFAPHYFKYMNESFESGNQTCLAKVLGIYQVILRQTKSGKEIKHDLMVMENLTFGRNITRQYDLKGALHARYNSAADGSGDVLLDQNFVDDMNSSPLYVSNTAKRLLERAVWNDTTFLNSINVMDYSLLVGVDTQQRVLVCGIIDYLRQYTWDKQLETWVKSSLVPKNLLPTVISPIEYKKRFRKFMTAHFLSVPDNWCSQSSSNPCELCGTRDDDPSQSTSRKQGGQNGLTH, encoded by the exons ATGTGTAGCATGTGTCATTATTGTGGTGCTGATCGGACtaagttgaaggatgaaaagAAGAAACTAGAGAATGGAGGTTGTTTAAAACTAAATGGTGAAGAGCCCATTTGGTCTTGCCGACTTTGTCAGGAAAAGCAGGAACCAGATTTGATGAACCGTGATGGTTCGAGTCATTCTATATTACCACTGATCAGTCCAACTACTACGTTGCCTAGCAGTGATAGATTTATGTCTAGCTGCA GCGATCTTAATGTCGATGTAAACTCGCATGACTG GGCTCATAAAGAGGAAGCAGCACGCAGTGCTCAGAAAGATCTCAGTTATGGGATGAATGACCAACTGCACAACTCAAGATTGGAAGCTCCTTTAAATAGAGTGGATGGATTACTTAAAGCGACAGAAAACAACTTGAAGGATAGCCATAACGGAACTGATAGAGAGACAGTGAGAGATGTAGAAATTGTGGAACTTCTTCACGGTCAAGAAGCAAAAGATAATGCTTTTGAGAAATGTGTTGGATCTTCAAACGAAGGAAATGATGTTTCTCAAATCAGTGATGATGAAGTAGATGCGCAGGTTTGGGAGCCTCCTGAAGCAGAAGATCCAGAGGATGATTTGGATGGTAGTGTGGCTTTTATCgatgatgacgacgacgacgagtGTGGTGACGGCACAGAATGGGGTAAACCTAGTTCTTTGAGTTACTCGAGGGATGAAGGCAGTCGGAGCTTCAAgttcaaagaagaaaaacaaaaggcaatgGACGAAGTAGTTAACGTGAAATTCAAGGCTGTCGTGAGTCAACTTCTTAAAACTGCAGGTGTTGCCTCTCTGATGAGAGATGGTGAAAGTTGGGTGGATATTGTTACATGTTTATCATGGGAAGCTGCTTCGTTTTTGAAGCCTGAAGCAATAGATCGGAAAGCAATGGATCCAGATGGCTATGTGAAAGTGAAATGCATTGCAACTGGTTCTCGTAGTGAAAG TGAAGTAGTGAAAGGCTTGGTCTTTAAAAAGCGTGCTGCTCACAAGCACATGCCTACTAAGTATAAGAACCCAAGGTTGTTGCTGATCCAAGGTGTGCTTGGTCATTCTTCAAGTGGATTGTCATCGTTTAAATCAATGGAGCAG GAAAAGGATAATCTGAGGGCTCTCATTGAGACCATAGAAATGTGCCGTCCAAATGTAGTTTTAGTAGAAAAATCTGTTTCTCGTGATGTCCAAGAGTGCATCCTAGCAAAAGGAATGACACTGGTCTATGACATGAAGCTCCATCGTCTAGAAAGAATTGCTCGCTGTACTGGTTCGCCAATTTTATTATCTGATGCTTTAATGAATCAGAAGTTAAAGCAATGTGATTCCTTTCATATTGAGAGATTTGTTGAGGAACATGTTGTGGTATGCGAAGGAGGAAAGAAGCCAAGGAAGACATTGATGTTCATCGAGGGCTGTCCAACATGTCTGGGATGTACA ATTTTGTTGAAAGGAAGTCATAGTGACGAGTTGAAGAGGGTTAAATATGTGGTCCAATTTGCTGTAATCATGGCATATCACTTGATTCTTGAGACATCGTTTCTTGTTGATTGGAAGGCAATGTTCTCTTCAGAAATATTTGGTGGAGTAGTTAATACCTCATCAATAGATCAACATTCTTCTGCTTTAGAAACTAGGATTCCTCGTGTTGAGGAGTCTACAACTGAAACTGGTTCATCTATCATTGATATTCCCATTTCTAATGGATTTCATGAAGAAGGTTCCCACAATTTAAACATAGGATTAGAGGGATATGATCCTGCATTTTTTTCTGGATTTTCCTCTCTTTCAGCCTCTCTGAAGAAAGTTATGGGGGACAGCTTTCCTCTTGTCTCCTCTTCTCCTTATCAGTCCTTGTCTGATTACTTTGGCTTCAATGGACAAGAAACTAATGGTCAAATCATGGAAGAGGTTCCAGTTTTAAAAACTTTGGAAGCTTCTGACCCTCATGATATGGAAGGTAAAAAGGATTCTGATGAAGAGAAGTCTGCCAATGATGGACAACCTCAATCTTTGTCACCTTACTCTGTAGCCACTCTGGACAGCGGAAATGATGTTGGAAATAAAGAAGATCAAATCCAAAGTAAGGGTGATGCCAATGCAGTGTTGGATTCTCAGAGTATTTTGGTTTTGATGTCTAGACGGAATGCCTTGAGAGGGATTATATGTGAGCAAAGCCATTTTTCTCATATAATGTTCTACAGGAATTTTGATGTTCCCCTTGGAAAGTTTCTTCGGGATAATTTACTCAATCAG AGAAGCCAGTGCAACACTTGTGGTGAGTTGCCTGAGGCTCACTTTTACTATTATGCTCATCATAATAAGCAGTTGACAATAAGAGTTAAAAGGCTTTTCAAGACTTTGCCTGGAGAAGGTGAAGGAAAACTTTGGATGTGGATTCGCTGTGGTAAATGTAAACATGAAAGCAGATTACCAAAATCTACTAAACGAGTCTTGATTTCAACTTCTGCGCGTAGTCTGTCTTTTGGAAAATTCTTGGAGATAAGCTTTTCTCACCAATTTTCATCTGGTAGCTTGTTCAGCTGTGGCCATTCGCTTGAGAGAGACTTCCTCTACTTCTTTGG ATTTGGTCCAATGGCAGCAATGTTTAAACACTCTCCAGTGACAACCTATAATGTGTCTCTCCCACCCCAGAAGCTGGAGTTCTATCATTCAATCAGACTTGATGGCCTCAAGAAAGAATTCCATGCT GTTTATTCAAAAGGGATGCTGATCTTCAATGGGGTTGGCGAGGCATTGAAGAATTTAAGATCTCGATTTGCAGGGTCAGTTCTGAACCTTCAAGGTTCATTGAAAGAATTCTCTGATATTGAAGATATGTTGAAGCAGGAGAGTTCTGAGTTTGAG TTAAACATTCAGAATGCAGTTGCTAAGAATGGTGATGAGGCTGTTTACAAGCTTCTTAGTTTGAATCAGTTATCGTGGGAGCTTCTTCTTGAATCATGCATTTGGGAAAGACGCCTGCATTCATTGCTCTTGCCTGATACTTTGATGTTAGTAACCGGTGCCAGTAAGAAAGAATTGCAGGAACAGTTTGAGTCGCAGATGACTGACACTGCTGATGGAAAAATCCAGTGGAATGATAGTACTTTGGGAAGCAGTGATGAAGTTTCTGACAACAGTGGCAATTTAAGGGACATGCTCAGTACAACTGTCGAGGCAAGTGAATTTTCAATCAAAGAAATTCCAGTTGATGATCATGTTCATGAATTTAGGAAGCAGGATAATCTTTACACCTCATCTGCTGTGGCTGAGGATATTGAGAGGTCAAGAGTGAGTGGTCTGAGCCAGAACAGATTTATCAACCAAGAACTATCTGTGAAACCTAGTGGCTCTGCCCACCAGCATTCTGATGATGGAAATTGCCAAGCAGATTATTTATCTGATGTACAAGTTGAAAGAACCATTCCAATTACTACAGGTATAGGGAGCAGTGATTCTTTTGTTGATTCtgattcaattaaaaagggTACGTCTGCACGTTCTTTGGCATCCAGCTTAGAGAACTCAAATGGATGGTTCTGGATGCCATTTCCAGAAATCCGACAGATCTACATGAAGGATCTTCAGAGAGGTTTCATGCCAAAATTTCAGCCTATCAGTAGCAATATTCAGGAACACATGTCTGCAGCCCATCAGCTAATCACTGAGGAATGCCGGAGGCTGCACATCCCTCTTGGAACTGATAATTATATGGTGAAAGATTATGATGATGAACTCTCTAGCATAATTGCCTGTGCACTGGCATTTTTGAAAGGTCAACCTATTTCAACAGAGCTTTACAATGAAGATGATAGGAAAGAGGGTAACATGTCTTTGAAATCAACTGATAGTTTAGACATACTTACTCGAATTCCTACAATGATCTCCCCACATTGGTCCTCTAATGGTTCTGATACAGATTCTGTCCATTCTATGCTAAACATTTCTTCGGACGAGTCGCGCTTGTCCAGCTTTGATGGGCTGAATTTGTTGGAATCACTTGTTCGTCTAGAAAATCTTAGCCCTGAAGTCGCTTTTGGGCGGTCAAAATCACTTGGAAAGGGTAAATACTCAGTAATTTGTCTATATGCTAAGCAGTTCCATGATCTTCGGAATCGATGCTGTCCATCTGAACTTGATTATATCGCTTCCTTAAGTCGTTGTAAGAATTGGGATGCAAAAGGTGGAAAGAGCAAATCCTTTTTTGCAAAGACACTTGATGACAGATTTATTATAAAGGAAATCAAGAAGACAGAATTTGAGTCATTTGTGAAGTTTGCTCCACATTATTTCAAATACATGAACGAGTCATTTGAGTCGGGAAACCAAACTTGCCTTGCAAAAGTTCTGGGGATTTATCAG GTGATCCTTAGACAGACAAAAAGCGGGAAAGAGATCAAGCATGATCTAATGGTCATGGAGAATCTTACCTTTGGTCGAAACATTACTCGCCAGTATGATCTTAAGGGAGCTTTACATGCTAGATACAATTCCGCAGCTGATGGTTCAGGAGATGTTCTTTTGGATCAAAACTTTGTTGATGACATGAATTCCTCTCCACTGTATGTCAGTAATACAGCAAAGCGTCTCCTGGAACGGGCTGTTTGGAATGACACAACTTTTCTTAAC tcaATCAATGTAATGGATTATTCTTTACTGGTCGGAGTAGACACCCAGCAACGAGTGCTTGTGTGTGGGATTATTGATTATCTCAGGCAGTATACCTGGGACAAGCAGCTGGAAACATGGGTGAAGTCTTCCCTTGTTCCTAAAAATCTGTTGCCAACTGTTATATCTCCTATAGAGTACAAAAAGAGGTTCAGAAAGTTCATGACTGCGCACTTCTTGAGTGTCCCGGATAACTGGTGCTCACAGAGTTCCTCTAACCCTTGTGAACTTTGTGGCACCAGAGATGATGATCCATCCCAATCCACGTCCCGAAAACAAGGAGGGCAGAATGGGCTTACTCATTAG
- the LOC133668340 gene encoding putative 1-phosphatidylinositol-3-phosphate 5-kinase FAB1D isoform X2, translated as MCHYCGADRTKLKDEKKKLENGGCLKLNGEEPIWSCRLCQEKQEPDLMNRDGSSHSILPLISPTTTLPSSDRFMSSCSDLNVDVNSHDWAHKEEAARSAQKDLSYGMNDQLHNSRLEAPLNRVDGLLKATENNLKDSHNGTDRETVRDVEIVELLHGQEAKDNAFEKCVGSSNEGNDVSQISDDEVDAQVWEPPEAEDPEDDLDGSVAFIDDDDDDECGDGTEWGKPSSLSYSRDEGSRSFKFKEEKQKAMDEVVNVKFKAVVSQLLKTAGVASLMRDGESWVDIVTCLSWEAASFLKPEAIDRKAMDPDGYVKVKCIATGSRSESEVVKGLVFKKRAAHKHMPTKYKNPRLLLIQGVLGHSSSGLSSFKSMEQEKDNLRALIETIEMCRPNVVLVEKSVSRDVQECILAKGMTLVYDMKLHRLERIARCTGSPILLSDALMNQKLKQCDSFHIERFVEEHVVVCEGGKKPRKTLMFIEGCPTCLGCTILLKGSHSDELKRVKYVVQFAVIMAYHLILETSFLVDWKAMFSSEIFGGVVNTSSIDQHSSALETRIPRVEESTTETGSSIIDIPISNGFHEEGSHNLNIGLEGYDPAFFSGFSSLSASLKKVMGDSFPLVSSSPYQSLSDYFGFNGQETNGQIMEEVPVLKTLEASDPHDMEGKKDSDEEKSANDGQPQSLSPYSVATLDSGNDVGNKEDQIQSKGDANAVLDSQSILVLMSRRNALRGIICEQSHFSHIMFYRNFDVPLGKFLRDNLLNQRSQCNTCGELPEAHFYYYAHHNKQLTIRVKRLFKTLPGEGEGKLWMWIRCGKCKHESRLPKSTKRVLISTSARSLSFGKFLEISFSHQFSSGSLFSCGHSLERDFLYFFGFGPMAAMFKHSPVTTYNVSLPPQKLEFYHSIRLDGLKKEFHAVYSKGMLIFNGVGEALKNLRSRFAGSVLNLQGSLKEFSDIEDMLKQESSEFELNIQNAVAKNGDEAVYKLLSLNQLSWELLLESCIWERRLHSLLLPDTLMLVTGASKKELQEQFESQMTDTADGKIQWNDSTLGSSDEVSDNSGNLRDMLSTTVEASEFSIKEIPVDDHVHEFRKQDNLYTSSAVAEDIERSRVSGLSQNRFINQELSVKPSGSAHQHSDDGNCQADYLSDVQVERTIPITTGIGSSDSFVDSDSIKKGTSARSLASSLENSNGWFWMPFPEIRQIYMKDLQRGFMPKFQPISSNIQEHMSAAHQLITEECRRLHIPLGTDNYMVKDYDDELSSIIACALAFLKGQPISTELYNEDDRKEGNMSLKSTDSLDILTRIPTMISPHWSSNGSDTDSVHSMLNISSDESRLSSFDGLNLLESLVRLENLSPEVAFGRSKSLGKGKYSVICLYAKQFHDLRNRCCPSELDYIASLSRCKNWDAKGGKSKSFFAKTLDDRFIIKEIKKTEFESFVKFAPHYFKYMNESFESGNQTCLAKVLGIYQVILRQTKSGKEIKHDLMVMENLTFGRNITRQYDLKGALHARYNSAADGSGDVLLDQNFVDDMNSSPLYVSNTAKRLLERAVWNDTTFLNSINVMDYSLLVGVDTQQRVLVCGIIDYLRQYTWDKQLETWVKSSLVPKNLLPTVISPIEYKKRFRKFMTAHFLSVPDNWCSQSSSNPCELCGTRDDDPSQSTSRKQGGQNGLTH; from the exons ATGTGTCATTATTGTGGTGCTGATCGGACtaagttgaaggatgaaaagAAGAAACTAGAGAATGGAGGTTGTTTAAAACTAAATGGTGAAGAGCCCATTTGGTCTTGCCGACTTTGTCAGGAAAAGCAGGAACCAGATTTGATGAACCGTGATGGTTCGAGTCATTCTATATTACCACTGATCAGTCCAACTACTACGTTGCCTAGCAGTGATAGATTTATGTCTAGCTGCA GCGATCTTAATGTCGATGTAAACTCGCATGACTG GGCTCATAAAGAGGAAGCAGCACGCAGTGCTCAGAAAGATCTCAGTTATGGGATGAATGACCAACTGCACAACTCAAGATTGGAAGCTCCTTTAAATAGAGTGGATGGATTACTTAAAGCGACAGAAAACAACTTGAAGGATAGCCATAACGGAACTGATAGAGAGACAGTGAGAGATGTAGAAATTGTGGAACTTCTTCACGGTCAAGAAGCAAAAGATAATGCTTTTGAGAAATGTGTTGGATCTTCAAACGAAGGAAATGATGTTTCTCAAATCAGTGATGATGAAGTAGATGCGCAGGTTTGGGAGCCTCCTGAAGCAGAAGATCCAGAGGATGATTTGGATGGTAGTGTGGCTTTTATCgatgatgacgacgacgacgagtGTGGTGACGGCACAGAATGGGGTAAACCTAGTTCTTTGAGTTACTCGAGGGATGAAGGCAGTCGGAGCTTCAAgttcaaagaagaaaaacaaaaggcaatgGACGAAGTAGTTAACGTGAAATTCAAGGCTGTCGTGAGTCAACTTCTTAAAACTGCAGGTGTTGCCTCTCTGATGAGAGATGGTGAAAGTTGGGTGGATATTGTTACATGTTTATCATGGGAAGCTGCTTCGTTTTTGAAGCCTGAAGCAATAGATCGGAAAGCAATGGATCCAGATGGCTATGTGAAAGTGAAATGCATTGCAACTGGTTCTCGTAGTGAAAG TGAAGTAGTGAAAGGCTTGGTCTTTAAAAAGCGTGCTGCTCACAAGCACATGCCTACTAAGTATAAGAACCCAAGGTTGTTGCTGATCCAAGGTGTGCTTGGTCATTCTTCAAGTGGATTGTCATCGTTTAAATCAATGGAGCAG GAAAAGGATAATCTGAGGGCTCTCATTGAGACCATAGAAATGTGCCGTCCAAATGTAGTTTTAGTAGAAAAATCTGTTTCTCGTGATGTCCAAGAGTGCATCCTAGCAAAAGGAATGACACTGGTCTATGACATGAAGCTCCATCGTCTAGAAAGAATTGCTCGCTGTACTGGTTCGCCAATTTTATTATCTGATGCTTTAATGAATCAGAAGTTAAAGCAATGTGATTCCTTTCATATTGAGAGATTTGTTGAGGAACATGTTGTGGTATGCGAAGGAGGAAAGAAGCCAAGGAAGACATTGATGTTCATCGAGGGCTGTCCAACATGTCTGGGATGTACA ATTTTGTTGAAAGGAAGTCATAGTGACGAGTTGAAGAGGGTTAAATATGTGGTCCAATTTGCTGTAATCATGGCATATCACTTGATTCTTGAGACATCGTTTCTTGTTGATTGGAAGGCAATGTTCTCTTCAGAAATATTTGGTGGAGTAGTTAATACCTCATCAATAGATCAACATTCTTCTGCTTTAGAAACTAGGATTCCTCGTGTTGAGGAGTCTACAACTGAAACTGGTTCATCTATCATTGATATTCCCATTTCTAATGGATTTCATGAAGAAGGTTCCCACAATTTAAACATAGGATTAGAGGGATATGATCCTGCATTTTTTTCTGGATTTTCCTCTCTTTCAGCCTCTCTGAAGAAAGTTATGGGGGACAGCTTTCCTCTTGTCTCCTCTTCTCCTTATCAGTCCTTGTCTGATTACTTTGGCTTCAATGGACAAGAAACTAATGGTCAAATCATGGAAGAGGTTCCAGTTTTAAAAACTTTGGAAGCTTCTGACCCTCATGATATGGAAGGTAAAAAGGATTCTGATGAAGAGAAGTCTGCCAATGATGGACAACCTCAATCTTTGTCACCTTACTCTGTAGCCACTCTGGACAGCGGAAATGATGTTGGAAATAAAGAAGATCAAATCCAAAGTAAGGGTGATGCCAATGCAGTGTTGGATTCTCAGAGTATTTTGGTTTTGATGTCTAGACGGAATGCCTTGAGAGGGATTATATGTGAGCAAAGCCATTTTTCTCATATAATGTTCTACAGGAATTTTGATGTTCCCCTTGGAAAGTTTCTTCGGGATAATTTACTCAATCAG AGAAGCCAGTGCAACACTTGTGGTGAGTTGCCTGAGGCTCACTTTTACTATTATGCTCATCATAATAAGCAGTTGACAATAAGAGTTAAAAGGCTTTTCAAGACTTTGCCTGGAGAAGGTGAAGGAAAACTTTGGATGTGGATTCGCTGTGGTAAATGTAAACATGAAAGCAGATTACCAAAATCTACTAAACGAGTCTTGATTTCAACTTCTGCGCGTAGTCTGTCTTTTGGAAAATTCTTGGAGATAAGCTTTTCTCACCAATTTTCATCTGGTAGCTTGTTCAGCTGTGGCCATTCGCTTGAGAGAGACTTCCTCTACTTCTTTGG ATTTGGTCCAATGGCAGCAATGTTTAAACACTCTCCAGTGACAACCTATAATGTGTCTCTCCCACCCCAGAAGCTGGAGTTCTATCATTCAATCAGACTTGATGGCCTCAAGAAAGAATTCCATGCT GTTTATTCAAAAGGGATGCTGATCTTCAATGGGGTTGGCGAGGCATTGAAGAATTTAAGATCTCGATTTGCAGGGTCAGTTCTGAACCTTCAAGGTTCATTGAAAGAATTCTCTGATATTGAAGATATGTTGAAGCAGGAGAGTTCTGAGTTTGAG TTAAACATTCAGAATGCAGTTGCTAAGAATGGTGATGAGGCTGTTTACAAGCTTCTTAGTTTGAATCAGTTATCGTGGGAGCTTCTTCTTGAATCATGCATTTGGGAAAGACGCCTGCATTCATTGCTCTTGCCTGATACTTTGATGTTAGTAACCGGTGCCAGTAAGAAAGAATTGCAGGAACAGTTTGAGTCGCAGATGACTGACACTGCTGATGGAAAAATCCAGTGGAATGATAGTACTTTGGGAAGCAGTGATGAAGTTTCTGACAACAGTGGCAATTTAAGGGACATGCTCAGTACAACTGTCGAGGCAAGTGAATTTTCAATCAAAGAAATTCCAGTTGATGATCATGTTCATGAATTTAGGAAGCAGGATAATCTTTACACCTCATCTGCTGTGGCTGAGGATATTGAGAGGTCAAGAGTGAGTGGTCTGAGCCAGAACAGATTTATCAACCAAGAACTATCTGTGAAACCTAGTGGCTCTGCCCACCAGCATTCTGATGATGGAAATTGCCAAGCAGATTATTTATCTGATGTACAAGTTGAAAGAACCATTCCAATTACTACAGGTATAGGGAGCAGTGATTCTTTTGTTGATTCtgattcaattaaaaagggTACGTCTGCACGTTCTTTGGCATCCAGCTTAGAGAACTCAAATGGATGGTTCTGGATGCCATTTCCAGAAATCCGACAGATCTACATGAAGGATCTTCAGAGAGGTTTCATGCCAAAATTTCAGCCTATCAGTAGCAATATTCAGGAACACATGTCTGCAGCCCATCAGCTAATCACTGAGGAATGCCGGAGGCTGCACATCCCTCTTGGAACTGATAATTATATGGTGAAAGATTATGATGATGAACTCTCTAGCATAATTGCCTGTGCACTGGCATTTTTGAAAGGTCAACCTATTTCAACAGAGCTTTACAATGAAGATGATAGGAAAGAGGGTAACATGTCTTTGAAATCAACTGATAGTTTAGACATACTTACTCGAATTCCTACAATGATCTCCCCACATTGGTCCTCTAATGGTTCTGATACAGATTCTGTCCATTCTATGCTAAACATTTCTTCGGACGAGTCGCGCTTGTCCAGCTTTGATGGGCTGAATTTGTTGGAATCACTTGTTCGTCTAGAAAATCTTAGCCCTGAAGTCGCTTTTGGGCGGTCAAAATCACTTGGAAAGGGTAAATACTCAGTAATTTGTCTATATGCTAAGCAGTTCCATGATCTTCGGAATCGATGCTGTCCATCTGAACTTGATTATATCGCTTCCTTAAGTCGTTGTAAGAATTGGGATGCAAAAGGTGGAAAGAGCAAATCCTTTTTTGCAAAGACACTTGATGACAGATTTATTATAAAGGAAATCAAGAAGACAGAATTTGAGTCATTTGTGAAGTTTGCTCCACATTATTTCAAATACATGAACGAGTCATTTGAGTCGGGAAACCAAACTTGCCTTGCAAAAGTTCTGGGGATTTATCAG GTGATCCTTAGACAGACAAAAAGCGGGAAAGAGATCAAGCATGATCTAATGGTCATGGAGAATCTTACCTTTGGTCGAAACATTACTCGCCAGTATGATCTTAAGGGAGCTTTACATGCTAGATACAATTCCGCAGCTGATGGTTCAGGAGATGTTCTTTTGGATCAAAACTTTGTTGATGACATGAATTCCTCTCCACTGTATGTCAGTAATACAGCAAAGCGTCTCCTGGAACGGGCTGTTTGGAATGACACAACTTTTCTTAAC tcaATCAATGTAATGGATTATTCTTTACTGGTCGGAGTAGACACCCAGCAACGAGTGCTTGTGTGTGGGATTATTGATTATCTCAGGCAGTATACCTGGGACAAGCAGCTGGAAACATGGGTGAAGTCTTCCCTTGTTCCTAAAAATCTGTTGCCAACTGTTATATCTCCTATAGAGTACAAAAAGAGGTTCAGAAAGTTCATGACTGCGCACTTCTTGAGTGTCCCGGATAACTGGTGCTCACAGAGTTCCTCTAACCCTTGTGAACTTTGTGGCACCAGAGATGATGATCCATCCCAATCCACGTCCCGAAAACAAGGAGGGCAGAATGGGCTTACTCATTAG